The sequence GTCGGCCGAGCCAGTAAACGAAAGCAGATCAAGGGGGCGCAGCGCATTGAGCAGACCTGCCGAGCCCCCACATATCAGGCTGATCGCGCCTTCCGGCAGTGCTGCGGCCTTGACCACATCCGCGACCATCTCGTGGGTAAGCCAGGCCGTCGATGTAGCCGGTTTGATGACGATGGGCACGCCCGATAGCAGCGCCGGGGCGGCTTTTTCCCATAAGCCCCAGGAGGGAAAATTGAAAGCATTGATGAATAGCGCCAGACCGCGCGCCGCAGTCCAGACGTGGCGCACGGCGTAGGCGTCGTCCCGCGCCAGTGCCTCGGCCGCGCCATCCATGCGCCAGGCATCCTCAGTCAGGCGGGAGCCCTGTTTGGCGTAATATCCCACCGTGTAAATGGCCCCATCGATATCGATGGCCGAGTCAGCCTGCACCGTTCCGCTGTTGGCCAGCGCGATGTCGAAGTACTTTTCCCGATTGGCGCTTAGCACCTCGCCCACGCGGCTCAACAGCGCGGCGCGCTGCGCGTAGCTCAGCGCGCGCAAGCCCGCGCCGCCTTGCTCGCGCGCCCAGGCGAACGCGGCCGGCAGGTCCAGGCCCGCGCTGCTCGCGCCCGCCAGGACAGTACCTCGCACCGGGTCGCGCAGCGTGGCGGGCTGTCCTTCTCCCCGGCGCCATTGTCCGGCGACGTAGTTCTCCAGAATATGCATGGTGCTTCCTTCAGGCGGTCTGACGAGTGAACTCGATGGAGCCGGCCGGCAGCAGATAGAGCACCAGCGCCTGGCCGCCGCTTACCGTAGGGCGGTGCGCCGAGTCCGGCCCGTAGACCAGCCAGCCTGCGCCGCGGCCATCGAAACGGGCCTCGCCGCTCAGCGGCATGACCAGATCGATCTCGCCCTGGGGATGGCGATGATGAGGGCCGGCAAGATCGTTCATGTCTACGACGTCGACCGAGTAGCCGGACAGAGCGGGGTCGGGTTTGAAGACCCGGCCGTAGCGGATGCCTCCTCCTTCGTATTGGCACATCCAGCCCGCAGCCGCCCCCTGGCGACAGGCTTCGAATATGCGCTGGTAGAGGTCACTGCCTGCACCCAGGTCGCGATTCAGGCGATCCTCCAGGGCCTGATCCAGATCGGCGGGTCCGATCTGTTCGGTGACCTCGCGCATCAGCGCATGGAACTGTTCAGGTGTACTCATGGTGTCGTCCTATACACTTATCGTCCCGCGCCTTGGCAACATGCATCAGAGTGCGTGTGGCCGGCGGGGCTGACAGCGGCAAACGGTAGTTGGCTCCTGTTGATGGAAAAATAGTGCTTTATATCGCAAGCGTCAAGCACTATAGTTCATATTTTCTTAAGGGTTAGTGCGGAGTCGCAGACTATGGAGCCAGCGCTGGAGCCGATCGCGGAGGAGCCGCGACGTGACCTATTTCTGATTGCCCTGGGCGAGCGGGTGAGGCGGCTGCGCGCCATTCGCGGCATGACGCGCAAAAGCCTCTCGCAGGCCACGGGTGTCTCGGAGCGCCATCTCGCCAATCTGGAGCATGGGGTGGGCAACGCCTCCATCCTGGTGTTGCTGCAGATCGCCCGTGCCTTTAACTGTGCGCTGGCCGAACTGGTGGGCGATGTCACGACGGAGTCACCCGAATGGTTGCTCATCCGGGAGTTATTGAGCGGCCGCAGCGAATCCGATCTGCAGCGGGCCCGCGAGTCCTTGTCCCAATTGTTTGGCGTGGGCGCTGGCGCACAACGTCCCAACCGCTACCAGCGGGTGGCGCTGATCGGCCTGCGCGGCGCCGGTAAATCCACGCTTGGGCAGATGTTGGCCGATGATCTGGGCTACCCCTTCATCGAGCTCAACCGCGAGATCGAGCGCGTGGCCGGCTGCAGCATTCTCGAAATTCATAATCTGTATGGCCCCAACGCCTACCGCCGCTACGAACGCCGCGCGCTGGAGGAGGCCGTGCAGATCTACCCGGAAATGGTGCTGGCCACGCCGGGGGGGTTGGTCTCCGAACCTGCCACATTCAATCTGCTGCTGGCGCACTGCTACACCGTGTGGCTGCGTGCCACGCCCGAAGAGCATATGAGCCGGGTCATGGCGCAGGGGGATTTCCGCCCCATGTCGGGCAATGGCGAGGCCATGGCCGACCTCAAGCGCATCTTGGCCGGACGTGAGGCTTTCTACGCCAAGGCGGACTTGACCTGGGTGACCAGTGACCTGAGTCTGCCGGAGAGTTTTGGCGGCTTGCGCACGCAGGTGCGCAAAGCCTGCAGTCTGCCGCTCTGACGTTTCTTCAAAAACTGCGTTTTAGTGCACGTCGATATTGACGTGCATTTTTTTTCTGCACTATTCTGCATTTTAATTCATCATATGCAGTATTATGCGTGAGCCACCCGGGCCAACACGCAGATCCGGAAGGTTTTGAGGAGACAGAGCATGAGCACCCCCGCGGTGGATTTTCGGACCGAACCCCAGCTTTACCGTCATTGGCGTTTGAATTGCGAAGGCGATGTGGCCACTCTGGCCATGGATGTCTCCGAAGATGCCGGCCTGCGCCCGGGCTACAAGCTCAAGCTCAATTCCTACGATCTGGGCGTGGACATCGAATTGCACGATGCCTTGCAGCGCATACGTTTTGAGCACCCTGAAGTGCGCGCCGTCGTGGTCACCAGCATGAAAGACCGCATTTTCTGTTCGGGTGCGAACATCTTCATGCTGGGCCTGTCCTCGCACGCCTGGAAGGTGAATTTCTGCAAGTTCACCAACGAAACCCGCAACGGCATGGAAGACGCCAGCGCACACAGCGGTCTGAAATTCATTGCCGCGCTCAATGGTGCCTGCGCCGGCGGCGGCTATGAGCTGGCCCTGGCCTGCGACGAGATCTTTCTGGTCGATGACCGCTCATCGGCCGTTGCCTTGCCCGAAGTGCCCCTGTTGGGCGTGCTGCCCGGCACCGGGGGATTGACGCGGGTTTCTGACAAGCGCCGGGTGCGTCACGATCTGGCCGACATCTTCTGCACACTGGTCGAAGGTGTGCGGGGGCAGCGCGCCAAGGAATGGCGGCTGGTCGATGCGGTGGTCAAACCGGCCCAATTCCAACAGGCCGTGCAGGCACGCGTGCGTGAGCTGGCCGCCGGCAGCGACAGGCCTGGCGGCGCCGGCGTGCATCTGAAACGCTTGGAGCGCGAAGAGGGGCCGCAGGGTCTGCGCTATCGCCATGTCGACGTCAGCATCGATCGTGAAAAGCGTCTGGCCACCTGGGTGGTGCGCGCACCCGCTGCTCCCGTGCAGACCGAGATCGATGCCATCCTTGCCGCAGGCGCGGACTGGTGGCCGCTGGCCATGGCGCGCGAGCTGGACGACGCCATTCTCTACATGCGCACCAATGAGTTGGACATCGGCACCTGGGTGATCAAGACCGAGGGCGATGCGGCTGCCGTGCTGGCTGCCGACGATGTCCTCCAGCGCCATGCCGAACACTGGTTCGTGCGCGAGACCGCCGGCATGTTGCGCCGCACGCTGGCGCGCCTGGACGTGACCTCGCGCACCTTGTATGCCTGCGTGGAGCCCGGATCCTGCTTTGCAGGAACGTTGCTCGAGCTCGCGTTGGCCGCCGACCGCGTCTACATGCTGGACGACGACGATCAGCCAGTGGCACTTACGCTGAACGAGCGCAATTTCGGCGCCTATCCCATGGTCAACGGTCAGTCGCGCCTGCAACGTCGTTTCTACGAAGAGGCGGGCCCTCTGGAAGCTGTGCGGGCGGCCGCGGGTCAGCCGATAGGGCCGCAGCAGGCGCTTGATCTGGGCCTGGTGACGTTTACGCCCGATAGTCTGGACTGGGACGACGAGATGCGCCTGGCCCTGGAAGAGCGCCGTGCGCTGTCGCCCGATGCGCTCACCGGTCTGGAGGCCAACCTGCGTTTTGGCGGTCGAGAAAACATGGCCACCCGCATCTTCGGACGGTTGACTGCCTGGCAGAACTGGATTTTCAACCGCCCCAATGCCGCCGGAGAAAAGGGCGCGCTCAAGCTCTATGGCAAGGGTGAGCAGGCCAACTTCGACTGGAACCGGGTCTGACCCGACCGGCAGCGGAATCATCCGGCGGCCAGGCGCCGCCCTCAGGAGACAGACATGAGCGGTATCAACTACAGCGACAAAATTCCCAACAACGTCAATCTGTCGGGCGACCGCGCGCTGCAACGCGCGCTCGAACACTGGCAGCCCAACTACCTGCAATGGTGGCGCGACATGGGGCCGGACGGCTCGCAGGACTTTGACGTCTACCTGCGCACGGCCGTCAGCGTGCAACCTGATGGGTGGGCGCATTTCGACCACGTCAAGATGCCGGATTACCGCTGGGGCATCTTTCTGGCGCCCCAAGATGGGCAGCGCAAGATCCACTTCGGCGAAAACATGGGCCGCGACGCCTGGCAGGACGTGCCGGGTGAGCATCGTGCCAATCTGCGCCGCATCATCGTCACCCAGGGAGATACCGAGCCGGCGTCGATCGAGCAGCAGCGCCACTTGGGTATGACCGCGCCGTCGCAGTATGACCTGCGCAATCTGTTCCAGATCAACGTGGAAGAGGGACGCCACCTTTGGGCCATGGTCTATCTGCTGCATCGCTACTTCGGCCGTGATGGCCGCGAGGAGGCCGATGCCTTGCTGCAACGCAGCTCCGGCGACGAAGACAATCCGCGCATTCTGGGTGCCTTCAACGAGAAAACGCCCGATTGGCTGGCGTTCTACATGTTTACCTATTTCACCGACCGCGATGGCAAGTTCCAGCTCTGCGCGTTGGCCGAGTCCAGCTTCGATCCGCTGGCGCGTACCACCAAGTTCATGTTGACCGAGGAGGCGCATCATATGTTCGTCGGCGAGTCCGGCGTCTCGCGGGTGATTCAGCGCACCTGCGAAGTGATGAATCAACTCAAGACTGACGATCCGGCTGCCATCCGGGCCGCCGGCGTAATCGACCTGCCCACCATCCAGCGCTACCTGAACTTCCATTACAGCGTGACCATCGACCTGTTCGGTGCGGATCAATCGTCCAACGCCGCCATCTTCTACAGCTCAGGACTGAAGGGCCGTTATGAGGAGGGCAAGCGCAATGACGATCACCAACTCAAGAACGACACCTACCGCGTGCTGAGCGTGACCGACGGTCGCCTGCGCGAAATCGAAGTGCCCATGCTCAACGCCCTCAACGAGGTGCTGCGTGACGACTTCATCCGCGACTCCATGGCCGGGGTGGGCCGTTGGAACAAAGTGATCGAAAAAAACGGCATCCCGTTCCGCCTGTCGGTGCCGCACAAAGCCTTTAACCGCCAGATCGGCACCTTGGCCGGTATCCGTGTCTCGCCCGAGGGCGAAGTGCTCAGCGAAAGCCAGTGGCAGGCCAATCGCGACAAGTGGTTGCCAACTCCCGAGGACCGCGCATTCGTGGCCTCGTTGATGGGCCGCGTAAGCGAACCGGGCAAGTTCGCCAATTGGATCGCGCCGCCGGTCATGGGGGTCAATCGCCAGCCGGTGAATTTCGAGTACGTCCGTTTCAGCTGAGTCCCGCCATGAATGCGGCCGCCGAGCTGTTGAGACAGCACCTGATCGATCCCGAGATATGCATCCGTTGCAATACCTGCGAGGAGACGTGCCCGATAGATGCGATCACGCACGACAGCCGCAACTACGTCGTCGACGCGGATATCTGCAATGGGTGCATGGCCTGTGTGCCGCCATGTCCGACCGGCGCGATCGACAGCTGGCGTCTGGTGGCGCGGGCGCAGGCCTATGGATTGGATGAGCAATTGGGGTGGGACGAGCTGCCGGCCGAGCAGCCGCTGACCGAAGCGTCCGAGATGGCTGCTGCTGCCGTCGCCGCCGAGCTCCCGATGGCCACGGCAGCCGGCCCGAGTGCAACGGTGCCGCCCTGGTCGGCGGCTCACCCCTATGTCAACCTCTACACCCACAAAGCGCCGGTGACGGCCACCGTGGTGGGCAACTACCGGGTAACGGGCACGGACACCGACAGCGATATCCGGCACATCGTGCTGGACTTTGGCGCGCAGCCGTTTCCGGTGCTCGAGGGGCAGTCCATCGGCATTCTGCCGCCTGGCACGGACGTGCATGGTCGTACGCATCATGCGCGCCAGTACTCGCTGGCCAGCCCGCGAGACGGCGAGCGCGCCGGCTACAACAATCTCTCCATCACGGTAAAGCGCGTCACCGAAGGGCATGATGGCCAGGCCGTGCGCGGGGTCTGCTCCAATTATCTGTGCGACCTGGTCAAAGGCGACGTCGTGCAGGTCATCGGGCCGTTCGGCAATACCTTCCTCATGCCCAATCATCCGGGCGCCAACCTGATGATGATCTGTACGGGAACGGGGGCGGCACCGATGCGCGCCATGACCGAAAACAGCCGCCGTCGCCTGGCCCAGGGCGGGCTGGGCCGGTTGATGCTGTTTTTTTGTGCGCGAACCGAACGCGAGCTGCCGTACTTCGGGCCGCTGATGAAGCTGCCCGCGGACTTCATCGACATCAATCTGGCCTTGTCACGCGACCCGGGCCAGCCCAAACGCTATGTGCAGGATGCCATACGGCAACGGGCGCAGGAGGTACTCGGGTTGTTGACCTCGGGCGACACGTATATCTATGTGTGCGGCCTCAAAGGCATGGAACAGGGCGTGCTGCAGGTCATGGCCGATATCGCGCAGGACGGCGGCCATGATTGGGCGGTGCTATCCGAAACGCTGCGGCGCGAAGGCCGCATGCATTTCGAGACGTATTGATCAGCGCAGGACCGCGCGCAGAAACTTGCCGATGTCCTGCACTTCCTCGAGGCACACCGAGTGCGGCATGGGATAGCTGTGCCACTGGACCGCATAGCCAAGGCTCTGGAGTTTGTCGCGCGAGGCTTCGGCGCGCGCCAGTGCCACCACCGGATCGTACAGGCCATGGGCCATGAAAATGGGCGTCTGGGCATTGGCCGGGTGGCGTTCGGTCTCGGCCATATCGATCAGCGGCAGATAGCCAGACAAACCCACCAGCCCGGCCAATGGCTCGGCCAGGCGTAAGCCGGTGTGCAGCGTCATCGCGCAGCCTTGCGAAAAGCCGGCCAGCACGATGCGCGAGGTTGGAATGCCACGCGCATTTTCGCGGGCAATCAGCTTCTGGATGGCAGCCTGCGAAGCGCGGATACCCGCAGCATCTTCCTGGCGCACCAGGTCCATGACCAGGATGTCGTACCACGAACGCATGGCCATGCCGCCGTTGATCGTCACGGGCGCGACCGGGGCGTTGGGGAAAACGAAGCGCACCGGCTGGGTCAGGCCCAGCTCGGGCACGATGGGGACGAAATCATTGCCGTCGGCGCCCAATCCATGCAGCCAGATCACCGCATGGGTCGGGTTGGCGCCGGTTTCGACTTCGATGCATTCCAGCAGATCTTGGCTCATGGGGCCTTATTTCGTGAGGGATTTGAGCGCCTGGAACAGGGCCCGGTATTGCTTGCGCTGCGGCTCCTGGCCCTGCAGCAGCGCGGTGTTGTGCTGCGCTTCCTTGCGTGCGGCGCGGATGACGGCGCGCAGATGCTGCACGTCGGCCACGGGATAGCGCTCCAGCAGCTCGGTCAGGGCGTTGTCGTCCTGGATGAGGCGCTCGCGCAGCCCTTCCAGGCGGTGCATGGAGGCGGTTTCCTCGCGGGAACCGTTCTCCCAGACATCGAGCTGGTGACGGATTTCGTCGGCAGGGGCAGCGCGCATCAGTTTGCCCACGAAATGGGTCTGGCGGCGCAAGCCTTCGCGGCTGGTCGTGCGCTGGGCCTCACGGATGGCCTCGTACAGCCGCTCTTCAATGGGCAACTGGCGCAGGCGCTCGGGAGACAGCTCGATCAACT comes from Bordetella holmesii ATCC 51541 and encodes:
- a CDS encoding helix-turn-helix family protein, translating into MEPALEPIAEEPRRDLFLIALGERVRRLRAIRGMTRKSLSQATGVSERHLANLEHGVGNASILVLLQIARAFNCALAELVGDVTTESPEWLLIRELLSGRSESDLQRARESLSQLFGVGAGAQRPNRYQRVALIGLRGAGKSTLGQMLADDLGYPFIELNREIERVAGCSILEIHNLYGPNAYRRYERRALEEAVQIYPEMVLATPGGLVSEPATFNLLLAHCYTVWLRATPEEHMSRVMAQGDFRPMSGNGEAMADLKRILAGREAFYAKADLTWVTSDLSLPESFGGLRTQVRKACSLPL
- the boxC gene encoding benzoyl-CoA-dihydrodiol lyase, whose amino-acid sequence is MDFRTEPQLYRHWRLNCEGDVATLAMDVSEDAGLRPGYKLKLNSYDLGVDIELHDALQRIRFEHPEVRAVVVTSMKDRIFCSGANIFMLGLSSHAWKVNFCKFTNETRNGMEDASAHSGLKFIAALNGACAGGGYELALACDEIFLVDDRSSAVALPEVPLLGVLPGTGGLTRVSDKRRVRHDLADIFCTLVEGVRGQRAKEWRLVDAVVKPAQFQQAVQARVRELAAGSDRPGGAGVHLKRLEREEGPQGLRYRHVDVSIDREKRLATWVVRAPAAPVQTEIDAILAAGADWWPLAMARELDDAILYMRTNELDIGTWVIKTEGDAAAVLAADDVLQRHAEHWFVRETAGMLRRTLARLDVTSRTLYACVEPGSCFAGTLLELALAADRVYMLDDDDQPVALTLNERNFGAYPMVNGQSRLQRRFYEEAGPLEAVRAAAGQPIGPQQALDLGLVTFTPDSLDWDDEMRLALEERRALSPDALTGLEANLRFGGRENMATRIFGRLTAWQNWIFNRPNAAGEKGALKLYGKGEQANFDWNRV
- the boxB gene encoding benzoyl-CoA oxygenase, B subunit, translated to MSGINYSDKIPNNVNLSGDRALQRALEHWQPNYLQWWRDMGPDGSQDFDVYLRTAVSVQPDGWAHFDHVKMPDYRWGIFLAPQDGQRKIHFGENMGRDAWQDVPGEHRANLRRIIVTQGDTEPASIEQQRHLGMTAPSQYDLRNLFQINVEEGRHLWAMVYLLHRYFGRDGREEADALLQRSSGDEDNPRILGAFNEKTPDWLAFYMFTYFTDRDGKFQLCALAESSFDPLARTTKFMLTEEAHHMFVGESGVSRVIQRTCEVMNQLKTDDPAAIRAAGVIDLPTIQRYLNFHYSVTIDLFGADQSSNAAIFYSSGLKGRYEEGKRNDDHQLKNDTYRVLSVTDGRLREIEVPMLNALNEVLRDDFIRDSMAGVGRWNKVIEKNGIPFRLSVPHKAFNRQIGTLAGIRVSPEGEVLSESQWQANRDKWLPTPEDRAFVASLMGRVSEPGKFANWIAPPVMGVNRQPVNFEYVRFS
- the boxA gene encoding benzoyl-CoA oxygenase/reductase, BoxA protein, which gives rise to MNAAAELLRQHLIDPEICIRCNTCEETCPIDAITHDSRNYVVDADICNGCMACVPPCPTGAIDSWRLVARAQAYGLDEQLGWDELPAEQPLTEASEMAAAAVAAELPMATAAGPSATVPPWSAAHPYVNLYTHKAPVTATVVGNYRVTGTDTDSDIRHIVLDFGAQPFPVLEGQSIGILPPGTDVHGRTHHARQYSLASPRDGERAGYNNLSITVKRVTEGHDGQAVRGVCSNYLCDLVKGDVVQVIGPFGNTFLMPNHPGANLMMICTGTGAAPMRAMTENSRRRLAQGGLGRLMLFFCARTERELPYFGPLMKLPADFIDINLALSRDPGQPKRYVQDAIRQRAQEVLGLLTSGDTYIYVCGLKGMEQGVLQVMADIAQDGGHDWAVLSETLRREGRMHFETY
- a CDS encoding phospholipase/Carboxylesterase family protein — translated: MSQDLLECIEVETGANPTHAVIWLHGLGADGNDFVPIVPELGLTQPVRFVFPNAPVAPVTINGGMAMRSWYDILVMDLVRQEDAAGIRASQAAIQKLIARENARGIPTSRIVLAGFSQGCAMTLHTGLRLAEPLAGLVGLSGYLPLIDMAETERHPANAQTPIFMAHGLYDPVVALARAEASRDKLQSLGYAVQWHSYPMPHSVCLEEVQDIGKFLRAVLR